A genome region from Microbacterium profundi includes the following:
- a CDS encoding helix-turn-helix domain-containing protein — MSTSTDVPRGARKAQTYLPEAEGRGELLDFAELLRELEGYLAENSSRAALVDPHGNNRPIPDEIFRILDQVTNALAAGEGITIVPQGATMTTQQAADFLGISRPTLVRLLEAGDIPFERPGRHRRVRLEDLVSYQARFRAERQAALRELQRTSPTAKIRIGDPNSVKRLKELDAE; from the coding sequence ATGAGCACCTCGACTGATGTGCCCCGCGGCGCACGCAAGGCACAGACCTATCTCCCTGAGGCAGAGGGCCGCGGTGAGCTTCTCGATTTTGCGGAGTTGCTGCGCGAGCTCGAAGGGTATCTGGCAGAGAACTCGTCTAGGGCCGCACTTGTCGACCCTCACGGGAACAACCGCCCGATCCCGGATGAGATCTTCCGTATCCTCGACCAGGTGACGAATGCGCTCGCAGCGGGCGAAGGAATCACGATCGTTCCACAAGGCGCGACGATGACGACGCAGCAGGCAGCAGATTTCCTGGGGATCAGCCGCCCGACGCTTGTCCGCCTCTTGGAAGCCGGTGACATCCCCTTCGAAAGGCCTGGTCGTCATCGTCGCGTCCGACTTGAGGATCTGGTTTCATACCAAGCAAGATTCCGTGCCGAACGTCAGGCCGCTCTCCGCGAGCTGCAGCGGACCAGTCCCACCGCGAAGATCCGGATCGGAGACCCGAACAGCGTGAAGCGGTTGAAGGAGCTGGACGCTGAGTGA
- a CDS encoding restriction endonuclease, producing MVVFSWQMAEELAAAHMRALGFAQVRRMPDGIDGGIDVTATNAVAQVKYHAAPIGGPDVQRLRGAAPVTEHLLFYSSSGYTSAAAKAAELAKVCLFSYSTANVVEAENEPARFLQARLVGDTSEVAMAELLPAQLRATVYGRWFPRYVAEFNVVVQDVTSGRMTVSEEEAQRIFDQANSLLAVSADFERLNTLISGNSGVRESLNGSDWVSVRLYAADLSEIVRAIETQLRIDPKQARRLNGAQARKLKSKTYELFRMVAGEPAPFVATVDSSFVDKAK from the coding sequence ATGGTGGTGTTTTCCTGGCAAATGGCGGAGGAACTCGCCGCTGCGCACATGCGAGCACTCGGGTTCGCTCAAGTTCGGCGCATGCCCGACGGGATCGACGGCGGGATCGACGTCACCGCGACCAATGCAGTCGCGCAAGTCAAGTACCACGCCGCTCCCATCGGCGGACCTGACGTGCAGCGTCTTCGGGGTGCGGCACCCGTCACCGAGCACCTGTTGTTCTATTCCAGTTCGGGGTATACGTCTGCTGCGGCAAAGGCCGCTGAACTCGCGAAGGTTTGCCTCTTCAGCTATTCGACGGCGAACGTAGTGGAGGCGGAGAACGAGCCTGCACGCTTCCTGCAAGCCCGCCTCGTAGGAGACACTTCCGAGGTCGCTATGGCCGAACTTCTCCCCGCGCAACTTCGCGCCACCGTCTACGGCCGGTGGTTTCCGAGGTATGTGGCGGAGTTCAATGTGGTTGTCCAAGACGTGACCTCCGGGCGGATGACCGTGAGCGAGGAGGAAGCGCAGAGGATCTTTGATCAGGCTAACTCTCTCCTGGCGGTCAGCGCAGATTTCGAAAGGCTGAATACGCTAATAAGCGGCAACTCAGGCGTTAGGGAATCGCTGAACGGCTCCGACTGGGTTTCTGTTCGCCTTTACGCCGCTGATCTGTCGGAGATAGTCAGAGCGATCGAGACACAGTTGCGCATCGACCCGAAGCAGGCGCGAAGGCTTAATGGAGCCCAAGCGCGAAAGCTCAAGAGCAAGACATACGAGCTTTTTCGGATGGTGGCAGGAGAGCCCGCGCCATTCGTGGCGACCGTGGACTCAAGTTTTGTAGACAAGGCGAAGTAA
- a CDS encoding ADP-ribosylglycohydrolase family protein — translation MSLTSIQLDRAVGAVLASAAGDALGSQYEFGPALPDDMILTFGQGAFGHGPGEWTDDTSMAVPILDVLARGDRLDDVASREEIAERWIEWARTAKDVGAQTRSVLSRVPESFSEEDVRTASRTLHERTGRSAGNGALMRTGPLALGYLNRPATDVAAAARAVSELTHWEPDSASACIIWSAAIRHAILTGELDVRGQLALLEDLDAARWSALIDEALAPGAHPRDFTQSNGWVVRAFQGALAAVADAASLKDAVERAIRGGNDTDTVAAIAGSLAGALWGGSAVPLSWKRKLHGWPWYTANDLVRQAALAARGGLADGEGWPTADLLAQPGYPPTPRIPVAEPVEASGTLARHPHDDGVWIGSLATLDRLPIDIDAVVSLCRIGVAQISEEVESVQVWLIDQPARNANLDLVLVDAADAVAALRAEGKIVFLHCAEGRSRTAAVSTLYGARHLGIPLDRAWDDIRSALPEFAPHRFLRDAVSRIMNDDHEEETS, via the coding sequence ATGAGTCTCACAAGCATCCAGCTCGACAGGGCGGTCGGCGCCGTGCTGGCGTCGGCCGCCGGCGACGCGCTCGGTTCTCAGTACGAGTTCGGGCCTGCACTGCCTGACGACATGATCCTGACGTTCGGACAGGGCGCGTTCGGGCACGGACCTGGCGAGTGGACAGATGACACGAGCATGGCCGTCCCGATCCTCGACGTGCTGGCCCGCGGTGATCGCCTCGACGACGTCGCCTCCCGCGAGGAGATCGCCGAACGATGGATCGAATGGGCCCGCACGGCGAAAGATGTCGGCGCGCAAACCCGCTCAGTACTGTCCCGTGTACCTGAGAGCTTCTCCGAAGAGGATGTCCGCACGGCGTCACGTACCCTCCACGAAAGGACGGGCCGCAGCGCGGGCAACGGGGCCCTGATGCGCACCGGGCCGCTGGCGCTCGGCTACCTGAACAGACCGGCGACCGACGTCGCTGCGGCCGCGCGAGCAGTGTCAGAACTCACCCATTGGGAACCTGACAGTGCCTCCGCGTGCATCATCTGGTCGGCGGCGATCCGCCACGCGATCCTCACCGGCGAGCTCGACGTGCGCGGGCAGCTCGCGTTGCTCGAGGATTTGGATGCCGCGCGTTGGAGCGCCCTGATCGACGAGGCTTTGGCACCAGGTGCACACCCGCGTGACTTCACGCAGAGCAATGGCTGGGTGGTGCGGGCCTTCCAGGGCGCACTCGCGGCAGTCGCCGACGCAGCCTCGCTGAAGGATGCCGTCGAACGCGCGATCCGCGGCGGGAACGACACCGACACGGTGGCTGCGATCGCGGGCTCGCTCGCTGGAGCGCTGTGGGGCGGATCGGCGGTCCCGCTGAGTTGGAAGCGGAAGCTGCACGGCTGGCCCTGGTACACCGCGAACGATCTCGTTCGCCAGGCGGCACTCGCAGCGCGGGGAGGCCTGGCGGACGGCGAGGGCTGGCCGACAGCTGATCTCCTGGCGCAACCCGGCTACCCGCCCACGCCGCGCATTCCGGTCGCTGAGCCTGTCGAAGCGTCCGGCACGCTTGCACGGCATCCGCACGACGACGGTGTGTGGATCGGATCCCTCGCAACTCTCGACCGCCTGCCCATCGATATCGACGCTGTCGTGTCGCTGTGCCGCATCGGCGTGGCGCAGATCTCGGAGGAGGTCGAGAGCGTTCAGGTCTGGCTCATCGACCAGCCTGCCCGCAACGCGAACCTCGACCTCGTATTGGTCGACGCGGCGGATGCTGTCGCCGCACTTCGCGCGGAGGGGAAGATCGTCTTCCTGCATTGCGCCGAGGGGCGCAGCAGAACCGCGGCGGTATCGACGCTGTACGGCGCTCGACATCTCGGCATCCCGTTGGACCGCGCATGGGACGACATCCGCAGCGCATTGCCGGAGTTCGCCCCGCATCGGTTCCTGCGCGACGCCGTTAGCCGCATCATGAACGACGACCATGAAGAGGAGACATCATGA
- the queD gene encoding 6-carboxytetrahydropterin synthase QueD, translating to MTLYAELSREFSFESAHYLPNVPDGHKCGRMHGHSYTVEVHVRGAVDGKTGFVQDFGELSAAFAPIGKQLDHRLLNDINGLENPTSEHLAHWMWDRLANELPLLHSIVVSETPRSRCTYRGESNGVG from the coding sequence ATGACCCTTTACGCCGAACTATCCCGTGAATTCTCTTTCGAATCTGCCCACTACCTACCCAATGTCCCCGACGGGCATAAATGTGGTCGTATGCACGGACACTCATACACGGTCGAGGTACACGTGCGCGGCGCCGTCGATGGAAAGACCGGTTTTGTCCAGGATTTCGGGGAACTCTCCGCTGCCTTCGCGCCGATCGGCAAGCAACTCGACCATCGCCTTCTAAACGATATCAATGGTCTTGAGAACCCAACCAGCGAGCACCTCGCGCACTGGATGTGGGACCGGCTCGCCAACGAACTTCCGCTTCTCCACTCGATCGTGGTGAGTGAAACGCCCCGCTCGCGGTGCACGTATCGCGGCGAGTCGAACGGAGTTGGCTGA
- a CDS encoding IS982 family transposase: MNTDLNTLLITLYVHLDDRILPAIGFTRDHHPGRKPALNDVELLCLLVAQHLLGISSDRKWIRYARTHLKSMFPALPGQSGWGKRVRQSTGLLSAVITELARDTPSWNEVTRLIDSTPLPCGKSRETVKRSDLAGDAGYGYCASHSRFFWGFRLYLVCTPDGMPVVWGLANPKIGEREAAAAMLDHDRHLIQPGQVIIGDKGFAGREFETFITEDLGAHLIRPDRKDEKPRFGKLGGIRQWVESVFDTLKGQLTLEDHGGRTIAGVYSRVAARLLALAAGIWHNWLIGAPVKRSLIAYDH; encoded by the coding sequence GTGAATACCGACCTCAACACCCTCCTGATCACACTTTACGTCCATCTCGATGACCGGATCCTGCCCGCGATCGGCTTCACCCGGGACCACCACCCCGGTCGCAAGCCCGCGTTGAACGATGTCGAGCTGCTGTGTCTACTCGTCGCGCAGCACCTGCTCGGGATCTCCTCTGACCGGAAATGGATCCGATACGCCCGCACCCACTTGAAGAGCATGTTTCCGGCGCTGCCTGGCCAGTCCGGGTGGGGCAAGCGCGTCCGCCAATCCACCGGGCTGCTGTCCGCGGTGATCACGGAGCTTGCCCGCGATACCCCGTCATGGAACGAAGTCACCCGGCTGATCGATTCCACCCCACTGCCGTGTGGGAAGTCCCGCGAGACGGTGAAACGCTCCGACCTTGCCGGTGACGCCGGCTACGGGTACTGTGCCTCACATTCCCGGTTCTTCTGGGGCTTCCGCCTCTACCTGGTCTGCACACCGGACGGGATGCCCGTGGTCTGGGGACTCGCGAATCCGAAGATCGGTGAACGCGAAGCCGCGGCAGCGATGCTCGACCACGACCGCCACCTCATCCAGCCTGGACAAGTCATCATCGGCGACAAAGGCTTCGCCGGGCGCGAGTTCGAAACCTTCATCACCGAGGACCTCGGCGCACACCTGATCCGTCCCGATCGCAAGGACGAGAAACCGAGGTTCGGGAAACTCGGCGGGATCCGACAATGGGTCGAGTCCGTGTTCGACACGCTCAAAGGCCAACTCACCCTCGAAGACCACGGCGGACGCACCATCGCTGGTGTTTACTCCCGCGTCGCCGCACGGCTCCTCGCCCTCGCAGCCGGAATCTGGCACAACTGGCTCATCGGAGCACCCGTCAAACGCTCACTCATCGCCTACGACCACTAA
- a CDS encoding alpha/beta hydrolase family protein, translating into MTNQPTLLFLHGVGDGDQNDVWKSCLADALTRVEYPDLDTIPVIAPKFAHALKGADDEVPLPAVTIKQPVREAAARNRRDFERREGAIEFRLGRHDRGSGQIGSDVVIDAALGLPIFKQAHNYLNVPRIRSQVLARILSKLPLTGKIVIVGHSLGSVIAADLLRRLPVDLDVVGMVTIGSPLDE; encoded by the coding sequence TTGACGAACCAACCGACACTGCTCTTCCTTCATGGCGTTGGGGATGGTGACCAGAACGACGTTTGGAAGTCCTGTCTCGCGGATGCACTGACGCGCGTCGAGTACCCCGATCTGGACACCATCCCGGTGATCGCTCCGAAGTTCGCCCACGCTTTGAAGGGCGCGGACGATGAGGTTCCGCTGCCTGCGGTGACGATCAAGCAACCTGTCCGCGAGGCTGCCGCAAGGAATCGCCGGGACTTTGAGCGAAGAGAAGGGGCAATCGAGTTCAGGCTTGGTCGTCATGATCGCGGTAGCGGTCAGATCGGAAGTGACGTCGTCATCGATGCGGCCCTCGGACTGCCGATCTTCAAGCAAGCGCACAACTACCTCAACGTTCCTCGGATACGCTCCCAGGTTCTGGCGCGCATCCTCTCTAAGCTTCCCCTCACCGGGAAGATCGTTATCGTCGGCCACAGCCTTGGCTCTGTGATCGCGGCCGACCTCCTACGTCGGCTGCCTGTAGACCTCGACGTAGTCGGCATGGTAACCATCGGGAGCCCCCTAGATGAGTGA
- a CDS encoding SIR2 family NAD-dependent protein deacylase, producing MTGHVFVVQADIRRFACDAYLHATDRRLRKDGGWVNSAPDAAHRLDPEHVADFKSEARYTLPLLDRADIEDEPKTILTAVPYSGVKHASDIIPRLEEFFRVSAGLTIFRHVTSPRSRREKRLIAVPLFGAGGGGGGKVRGELYRVIDEQSRIAADKYDVDVAIVLRDQQAYALAQMIRRDQRENWPELGENLAKAKKLGKIARSSRLVPFMGSGISMSAGAPDWSGLITRLARVAGLDDDLVKKLVEKHDVLDQAAYVRQEFERGDASRSRMFTDEIVRAVDKPRYGLAPPLLAALDAEQAITLNYDKLFEWAAADGQRPRRVIPGPMDDNERWLLKLHGSVDKPESIVLTRDDYLGFNSDRAALSSLVKATLMTRHLLFVGFGMGDAHFHEIVHDVRRALPDRDSQFGTVLTLSDDEVTRRLWGKDLEFVTFDSPRMLEIFLDAMLAYGATSNSYLLAKGYETALDGADLEVRRALESLMNAVSNVGRDSRSWPVVERMLDDLGYGERALETSWGLFPEGLE from the coding sequence ATGACAGGTCATGTGTTCGTGGTTCAAGCTGATATCCGTCGGTTCGCCTGCGACGCGTACCTACATGCGACAGATCGACGGCTGCGCAAGGACGGCGGCTGGGTGAACTCGGCGCCCGACGCTGCGCATCGCCTGGACCCAGAGCACGTGGCGGACTTCAAGTCAGAAGCGCGATACACGCTGCCGCTGCTGGACCGCGCTGACATCGAGGACGAGCCGAAGACGATCCTCACGGCCGTTCCATACTCAGGCGTGAAGCACGCATCCGACATCATCCCGCGGCTCGAGGAGTTCTTCCGGGTGAGCGCAGGGCTCACGATTTTCCGGCATGTGACAAGCCCCCGCTCCCGCAGAGAGAAGCGTCTGATCGCGGTGCCGTTGTTCGGAGCGGGTGGCGGCGGGGGTGGCAAAGTTCGCGGCGAGCTGTATCGAGTGATCGACGAGCAGAGTCGCATAGCCGCCGACAAGTACGACGTCGACGTCGCGATCGTGCTGCGCGACCAGCAGGCATATGCGCTCGCGCAGATGATCAGGCGCGATCAGCGGGAGAACTGGCCCGAGCTCGGAGAGAATCTGGCGAAGGCGAAGAAGCTGGGCAAGATAGCGCGCAGTTCGCGGCTGGTCCCGTTTATGGGCTCGGGCATCAGCATGTCGGCCGGCGCGCCCGACTGGTCCGGGCTCATCACTCGTCTCGCCCGGGTCGCGGGACTCGACGATGATCTGGTCAAGAAACTCGTCGAGAAGCACGATGTTCTCGACCAGGCCGCGTACGTCCGTCAGGAGTTCGAGCGTGGAGACGCCAGTCGCTCGAGAATGTTCACCGACGAGATCGTGCGGGCGGTCGACAAGCCGCGGTACGGACTCGCTCCGCCCCTTCTCGCGGCGCTCGACGCCGAGCAGGCCATCACGCTCAACTACGACAAGTTGTTCGAGTGGGCCGCGGCCGACGGGCAGCGGCCTCGGCGCGTGATCCCCGGCCCGATGGACGACAACGAGCGATGGCTGTTGAAGTTGCACGGGAGCGTCGACAAACCGGAGTCGATCGTCCTCACCCGCGACGACTACCTGGGGTTCAACTCCGATCGGGCCGCGCTCAGCTCGCTCGTGAAAGCGACCCTCATGACACGGCATCTGCTCTTCGTCGGATTCGGGATGGGGGATGCGCACTTCCACGAGATCGTGCACGACGTACGCCGCGCATTGCCCGATCGCGACTCACAGTTCGGCACCGTACTCACGCTGAGCGACGACGAGGTCACGCGTCGTCTGTGGGGCAAAGACCTCGAGTTCGTCACGTTCGACTCGCCTCGGATGCTGGAGATCTTCCTCGACGCGATGCTCGCCTACGGTGCGACTTCGAACTCGTATCTACTGGCCAAGGGATATGAAACGGCACTTGATGGTGCCGACCTGGAAGTGCGGCGCGCGCTGGAGTCCCTGATGAATGCCGTGTCGAACGTCGGGCGCGATAGTCGCTCGTGGCCTGTTGTCGAGAGGATGCTGGATGATCTGGGCTACGGCGAGCGAGCGCTGGAGACCTCGTGGGGTCTGTTTCCTGAAGGATTGGAGTAG
- a CDS encoding GTPase family protein — protein MSGETERPGRAAAEIDDKPFLDATAEAKSRYGRFNLAVIGGSGVGKSSLVNAVFGRDWAKVGKGLPVTRGVQYYHDDSLGIWDVEGFEIGSPVPPAEQLGAHLKVIASHSANQQIAVVWYCVKANDDRLTSADIAMIRELDAAGLPVILVLTKVDWGKSVIPGKRTLSKGVQQFIDWLEEPTDENDQPIHIPYQRVIPTSTRDRDGKGSGYGLGELVTETLALAPENEKDAFRIAQRLNLPWKRELARSVVTGAATAAAAAAAVPVPVADAAILAPIQLAMMGRIATIYDLEIKALLSAGALAQLGVQLAGRALASSFLKLIPGAGSVVNAGVAAALTAATGEGWMRLCEQVHTGKLDLNAVNAAWGDYVPGFFDVVRKMGEQRLTKS, from the coding sequence ATGAGCGGCGAGACCGAGCGGCCCGGCCGGGCTGCAGCAGAGATCGATGACAAACCGTTCCTCGACGCGACCGCAGAGGCGAAGTCTCGGTACGGCCGCTTTAATCTCGCTGTCATCGGCGGCTCGGGCGTAGGCAAGTCCTCACTCGTCAACGCCGTCTTCGGCCGCGACTGGGCGAAAGTCGGCAAGGGTCTTCCGGTGACTCGTGGCGTCCAGTATTACCACGACGATTCTCTTGGCATCTGGGACGTCGAGGGATTCGAGATCGGATCACCGGTGCCGCCAGCGGAACAGCTCGGCGCCCATCTGAAGGTCATCGCGAGTCATTCGGCAAACCAGCAGATCGCAGTCGTCTGGTACTGCGTGAAGGCGAACGACGACCGCCTCACCTCCGCAGACATTGCAATGATCCGTGAGCTCGACGCAGCAGGTCTCCCCGTGATCCTCGTGCTCACGAAGGTCGACTGGGGAAAATCCGTCATCCCGGGCAAACGCACCCTGTCGAAGGGGGTCCAGCAGTTCATCGATTGGCTCGAAGAGCCCACCGATGAGAATGATCAACCCATCCACATCCCGTACCAGCGAGTGATTCCTACCTCGACACGCGACAGAGATGGAAAGGGTTCGGGGTATGGCCTCGGTGAACTCGTCACGGAGACACTCGCGCTCGCTCCCGAAAACGAGAAGGATGCCTTTCGTATCGCACAGCGGCTCAATCTCCCCTGGAAGCGCGAACTTGCCCGATCAGTCGTCACCGGTGCCGCAACCGCGGCCGCCGCGGCCGCCGCGGTTCCCGTTCCTGTCGCGGATGCAGCGATTCTGGCGCCGATCCAACTCGCGATGATGGGACGAATCGCGACCATCTACGACCTCGAGATCAAGGCTCTGCTCTCTGCTGGAGCGTTGGCGCAACTAGGAGTGCAACTTGCGGGCAGGGCGCTCGCCAGCAGCTTCCTCAAGCTGATCCCGGGGGCGGGCAGCGTCGTGAACGCCGGCGTCGCCGCAGCCTTGACCGCCGCCACTGGCGAAGGCTGGATGCGCCTGTGTGAACAGGTGCACACCGGAAAGTTGGATCTGAACGCTGTCAATGCCGCGTGGGGTGACTATGTGCCCGGATTCTTCGACGTAGTCCGCAAGATGGGCGAGCAGCGACTTACCAAGTCGTGA
- a CDS encoding VUT family protein, which translates to MNARIHERRNLIRGVSALAVYVAAIVAANVLSAYFGLVPVGFGLLVSAGTYAAGFALLSRDFVHTYLGVRGVLVGIAVGVILSWFLATPALAMASAVAFLVAEVADMLVFLWIRPRGFVRAALISNCVSAPIDTILFLWIAGFPLIFESIVGQMVGKVLWATVVPLAIFVGVRAVLRRRARTSDFEAVETATNSTDPVRP; encoded by the coding sequence GTGAACGCCAGAATCCATGAACGTCGTAATCTGATCCGCGGGGTCAGCGCGCTCGCCGTCTACGTCGCAGCGATTGTTGCCGCGAACGTCCTCTCTGCCTACTTCGGTCTCGTTCCAGTAGGCTTCGGGCTTCTCGTGTCCGCAGGAACCTACGCCGCCGGGTTTGCCCTCCTTTCCCGCGATTTCGTCCACACCTACCTCGGAGTGCGAGGCGTGCTCGTTGGCATTGCGGTTGGAGTGATCCTCTCGTGGTTCCTTGCGACGCCGGCGCTGGCTATGGCATCGGCCGTCGCATTCCTTGTTGCGGAAGTCGCTGACATGCTCGTGTTCCTTTGGATCCGGCCTCGAGGCTTTGTTCGGGCCGCGCTAATCTCTAATTGTGTGTCCGCGCCGATCGACACGATTCTCTTCCTCTGGATCGCCGGATTCCCGCTCATCTTTGAGAGCATCGTGGGACAGATGGTCGGCAAGGTTCTTTGGGCGACCGTTGTACCTCTGGCGATCTTTGTCGGGGTGCGAGCCGTCTTGCGGCGGCGGGCTCGAACATCTGACTTCGAAGCTGTCGAAACAGCAACCAACTCGACGGATCCAGTCCGCCCCTAG
- a CDS encoding PIN domain-containing protein, whose amino-acid sequence MSFPAFFDTNVLYGALINDFILELADRDLFRPLWSKGVMTELSKNLVANGEDPHLVEKRISTMEHYFADAMVTGYDDLVSTMTNDEKDRHVLAAAVRGGAEVLVTFNLKDFPADSVEPFDLEVVHPDDFLLDQLDLYHAPTLRALVELVEGYDSPTMTIDDFLLALIRAGVPKFVEAVRARLY is encoded by the coding sequence GTGAGCTTTCCTGCGTTCTTCGACACGAATGTCCTGTACGGGGCGCTGATCAACGACTTCATTCTCGAACTCGCTGATCGCGACCTGTTCCGGCCACTCTGGTCGAAGGGTGTGATGACCGAACTCTCGAAGAACCTGGTCGCGAACGGCGAGGATCCGCACCTCGTAGAAAAGCGCATCTCCACGATGGAGCACTACTTTGCTGACGCGATGGTGACGGGCTACGACGATCTCGTTTCGACGATGACGAATGATGAGAAGGATCGACACGTGCTCGCGGCCGCGGTTCGCGGTGGTGCGGAGGTGCTTGTCACGTTCAACTTGAAAGACTTCCCTGCGGACTCAGTTGAGCCGTTCGACCTCGAAGTCGTCCACCCCGATGATTTCCTCCTGGATCAGCTCGACCTCTACCACGCGCCGACTTTGCGCGCCCTGGTCGAACTCGTCGAGGGGTATGACTCCCCGACGATGACGATCGACGACTTTCTGCTTGCGCTCATCAGAGCCGGCGTGCCGAAGTTCGTGGAAGCCGTTCGCGCCAGGCTCTACTGA
- a CDS encoding NUDIX hydrolase: MTSRPLESFPRPSIAVDTAVLTVVDRHVAVLLLPELDSLPVRLPGTFLHEGELLADAVLRSLREKTGVRGLAPRQLHVFDAVDRDDRGRVLSVAFVDVVGSGLLPPDAMLVSVDDLPRLAFDHDRIVAFAVDALRREYLERPDPRGLLGDAFTLSELRSVHEVVLGEELLPDTFRRAMLPNLVATGELSREGRGRPAELYRRG, translated from the coding sequence ATGACATCGAGGCCGTTGGAGTCGTTCCCCCGTCCCTCGATCGCCGTCGACACCGCGGTTCTGACCGTGGTCGATCGTCACGTCGCAGTGCTGCTGCTTCCTGAACTCGACTCTCTTCCCGTCCGTCTTCCGGGAACCTTTCTTCACGAGGGAGAGCTATTGGCGGATGCCGTACTTCGATCGCTGCGCGAGAAGACAGGCGTGCGCGGACTGGCGCCGCGACAGTTGCACGTGTTCGATGCCGTGGATCGGGATGATCGGGGGCGGGTGCTCAGTGTTGCATTCGTCGACGTCGTGGGGTCGGGTCTGCTGCCGCCAGATGCCATGCTCGTTTCAGTTGACGATCTCCCGCGGCTCGCTTTCGACCACGATCGCATCGTCGCGTTCGCAGTAGATGCGCTGCGACGGGAGTATCTAGAGAGGCCTGATCCACGTGGATTGCTGGGTGATGCGTTCACGCTCAGTGAGTTGCGCTCGGTGCATGAGGTGGTGCTGGGGGAGGAGCTGCTGCCGGACACGTTCCGACGGGCAATGCTGCCGAATTTGGTGGCCACCGGAGAGCTGTCTCGGGAAGGTCGTGGACGGCCGGCTGAGCTGTATCGGCGGGGTTGA
- a CDS encoding GTP cyclohydrolase I FolE2, producing the protein MLPDLAQALPDIQDEADARGIALDAVGVSGVRTPIRITDGEVDAMGVGSAEFVVSLAGDRRGTHMSRMVETLAVQLREFDPRCARALIVSAADRLDASNARISFDLAVPFEVRAPVSAVPAWQTADVNFSIESSPTSVTMTTTLTTHVTSLCPCSRAISDYGAHNQRSAVTLSITGEADELYPLTLGEIFSLVRQVGSCPIYPVIKRPDERWITMQAYDHPAFVEDMVRDVSSTCRARGLGHSIHVRNFESIHSHDAVASLSWVPGTTQE; encoded by the coding sequence ATGCTGCCCGACCTGGCGCAGGCACTGCCCGATATCCAGGATGAGGCCGACGCCCGCGGGATCGCTTTGGATGCCGTCGGAGTCTCGGGTGTTCGCACCCCAATCCGTATAACGGACGGCGAGGTGGACGCCATGGGCGTGGGCTCGGCGGAGTTCGTGGTGTCCTTAGCGGGAGATCGACGCGGCACACACATGAGCCGGATGGTCGAGACGCTCGCAGTCCAGCTCCGTGAGTTTGATCCTCGCTGCGCGCGCGCCTTGATCGTGTCTGCGGCGGATCGGCTCGACGCGTCGAACGCCCGAATCTCGTTCGACCTCGCAGTTCCATTCGAGGTTCGTGCGCCAGTTTCGGCGGTGCCCGCCTGGCAGACCGCCGATGTCAATTTCTCGATTGAGAGTTCACCAACGTCGGTAACGATGACGACGACCTTAACGACTCACGTCACGAGCCTGTGCCCATGCAGCAGGGCCATTAGCGACTATGGTGCGCACAATCAGAGGAGTGCCGTCACGCTGTCAATCACCGGCGAGGCCGATGAACTCTATCCACTCACCCTCGGCGAGATCTTCTCGCTGGTGCGTCAGGTCGGCTCGTGTCCCATTTACCCCGTGATCAAACGACCGGACGAGCGTTGGATCACGATGCAGGCATACGACCACCCTGCGTTCGTTGAAGACATGGTCCGGGACGTGTCCTCGACGTGCCGTGCCCGTGGCCTTGGGCACTCGATCCACGTCCGTAACTTCGAGAGCATCCACAGCCATGATGCGGTTGCGTCGCTGTCGTGGGTACCCGGCACCACCCAGGAGTAG